In a single window of the Zea mays cultivar B73 chromosome 5, Zm-B73-REFERENCE-NAM-5.0, whole genome shotgun sequence genome:
- the LOC109939609 gene encoding leucine-rich repeat receptor-like serine/threonine-protein kinase BAM1, which produces MRFLPMLLLLLLALAVGAAAGGTDADALLAVKAAVSDPTGALASWDAASSDHCAWVGVTCAPRGYGGGVVVGLDVSGLNLSGALPPALSRLRGLQRLSVGANGFYGLIPPSLARLQLLVHLNLSNNAFNGSFPPALARLRALRVLDLYNNNLTSATLPLEVTHMPMLRHLHLGGNFFSGEIPPEYGRWPRLQYLAVSGNELSGKIPPELGNLTSLKELYIGYYNSYSGGLPPELGNLTELVRLDAANCGLSGEIPPELGRLQNLDTLFLQVNGLTGSIPSDLGYLRSLSSLDLSNNALTGEIPASFSELKNLTLLNLFRNKLRGDIPDFVGDLPSLEVLQLWENNFTGGVPRRLGRNGRLQVLDLSSNKLTGTLPSELCTGGKLETLIALGNFLFGAIPGSLGQCKSLSRVRLGENYLNGSIPKGLFELPKLTQVELQDNLLTGNLPAVIGAAAPNLGEISLSNNQLTGALPASLGNFSGVQKLLLDQNAFSGAIPPEIGRLQQLSKADLSSNKFEGGVPPEIGKCRLLTYLDISQNNLSGKIPPAISGMRILNYLNLSRNHLDGEIPPSIATMQSLTAVDFSYNNLSGLVPWTGQFSYFNATSFVGNPGLCGPYLGPCSAGIPGADHTAHGHGELTNSVKLLIVLGLLICSIAFAAAAILKARSLKKASEARVWKLTAFQRLDFTSDDVLDCLKEENIIGKGGAGIVYKGAMPNGELVAVKRLAAMGHGSSHDHGFSAEIQTLGRIRHRHIVRLLGFCSNSETNLLVYEYMPIGSLGEMLHGNKGGHLHWDTRYSIAIEAAKGLCYLHHDCSPLILHRDVKSNNILLDSNFEAHVADFGLAKFLQDSGASECMSAIAGSYGYIAPEYAYTLKVDEKSDVYSFGVVLLELVTGRKPVGEFGDGVDIVQWAKLTTGSNKEQVMRILDPRLSTVPLHEVTHAFYVALLCTEEQSVQRPTMREVVQILSEFPRPSSKQGEEAPDSGDGSASSPLHPAPVGSNEAPTAEAREQQQQQQTSCRSSPTPDLISI; this is translated from the exons ATGCGCTTCCTCCcgatgctcctgctcctgctcctggccctCGCCGTGGGCGCGGCGGCCGGCGGCACGGACGCGGACGCGCTGCTCGCCGTGAAGGCGGCGGTCTCCGACCCCACCGGCGCGCTCGCGTCCTGGGACGCCGCCTCCTCCGACCACTGCGCGTGGGTAGGGGTCACCTGCGCGCCCCGCGGCTACGGCGGAGGCGTCGTCGTCGGGCTCGACGTCTCCGGTCTCAACCTGTCCGGCGCGCTCCCGCCGGCGCTGTCGCGGCTCCGCGGCCTGCAGCGCCTCTCCGTCGGCGCCAACGGCTTCTACGGGCTCATCCCGCCGTCTCTCGCGCGCCTGCAGCTTCTTGTCCACCTCAACCTCTCCAACAACGCCTTCAACGGTTCCTTTCCGCCTGCGCTCGCGCGGCTCCGCGCCCTACGGGTGCTCGACCTCTACAACAACAACCTCACCAGCGCCACGCTGCCGCTCGAGGTCACGCACATGCCCATGCTCCGCCACCTTCACCTCGGCGGCAACTTCTTCTCCGGAGAGATACCGCCGGAGTACGGCCGTTGGCCCAGGCTGCAGTACCTTGCGGTCTCCGGGAACGAGCTCTCCGGCAAGATACCGCCCGAGCTGGGGAACCTCACCAGCCTCAAGGAGCTCTACATTGGCTACTACAACAGTTACTCCGGTGGTCTTCCGCCAGAGCTGGGGAACTTGACCGAGCTCGTCCGCCTCGACGCCGCCAACTGTGGGCTCTCTGGCGAAATCCCGCCGGAGCTCGGGAGGCTGCAGAATCTGGATACGCTCTTCTTGCAGGTGAATGGCCTCACCGGCAGCATACCGTCAGACCTGGGCTACCTCAGGAGcctcagttctttggacctgtcgAACAATGCGCTCACCGGAGAGATACCGGCGAGTTTCTCCGAGCTCAAGAACCTGACGCTGCTTAACCTGTTCCGGAACAAGCTGCGCGGCGACATCCCCGACTTCGTTGGCGACCTGCCCAGCCTCGAGGTGCTGCAGCTGTGGGAGAATAACTTCACCGGCGGTGTGCCACGCCGCCTCGGCCGCAACGGCCGCCTCCAGGTGCTCGACCTCTCGTCGAACAAGCTCACCGGCACGCTGCCGTCGGAGCTCTGCACGGGGGGCAAGCTGGAGACTCTCATCGCTCTCGGCAACTTCTTGTTCGGTGCCATCCCAGGCTCACTCGGCCAATGCAAGTCCTTGAGCCGCGTCCGCCTCGGGGAGAACTACCTGAATGGCTCAATTCCGAAGGGGCTATTCGAATTACCGAAGCTGACTCAAGTTGAGTTGCAAGATAACCTCCTCACTGGTAATTTACCGGCTGTGATCGGTGCTGCTGCTCCTAACCTTGGTGAGATCAGCCTGTCCAACAACCAGCTTACGGGCGCATTGCCCGCATCTCTTGGGAACTTCTCCGGAGTTCAGAAGCTGCTTCTAGATCAGAACGCGTTTTCTGGTGCCATACCTCCGGAGATTGGGCGGCTGCAGCAGCTATCCAAGGCTGACCTTAGCAGCAACAAGTTTGAAGGAGGTGTGCCACCGGAGATTGGGAAATGCCGGCTTCTCACTTACTTGGACATTAGCCAAAACAACCTCTCTGGGAAGATACCTCCGGCCATCTCTGGAATGCGAATACTGAACTACCTGAACCTATCCAGGAATCACCTTGATGGAGAGATACCTCCATCCATTGCAACGATGCAGAGCTTGACAGCGGTTGACTTCTCGTATAACAACTTGTCTGGACTTGTGCCATGGACTGGCCAGTTCAGCTACTTCAATGCCACATCTTTCGTTGGCAACCCAGGCCTGTGTGGACCATACCTCGGTCCATGCAGTGCAGGCATTCCTGGGGCAGACCATACTGCCCATGGCCATGGTGAGCTGACCAATTCGGTCAAGCTGCTCATTGTGCTCGGCTTGTTGATTTGCTCCATTGCATTTGCTGCTGCGGCAATTCTGAAGGCTCGGTCATTGAAGAAAGCTAGTGAAGCGCGAGTATGGAAACTCACTGCATTCCAGCGCCTGGACTTCACCAGTGATGATGTGCTGGATTGCTTGAAAGAGGAGAACATTATTGGCAAAGGTGGTGCTGGGATTGTGTATAAGGGGGCAATGCCGAATGGTGAACTTGTGGCTGTGAAGAGACTCGCAGCAATGGGCCATGGCTCATCACATGATCATGGGTTCTCGGCAGAGATACAAACACTTGGTAGAATTCGACACCGTCATATTGTGCGCCTGCTAGGCTTCTGCTCAAACAGTGAGACTAACCTGCTGGTTTATGAGTATATGCCCATCGGCAGCCTTGGGGAGATGCTCCATGGCAATAAGGGAGGGCACCTGCACTGGGATACCAGATACAGCATTGCTATTGAGGCAGCCAAGGGACTTTGCTACTTGCATCATGATTGTTCGCCTTTGATACTTCACCGTGATGTCAAGTCAAATAACATACTTCTTGACTCCAACTTCGAAGCTCATGTGGCCGACTTTGGTCTTGCGAAATTCTTGCAGGACTCAGGGGCATCTGAATGCATGTCCGCCATAGCTGGCTCATATGGCTACATAGCGCCAG AATACGCATACACACTGAAGGTCGATGAGAAGAGTGACGTCTATAGCTTCGGCGTCGTGCTACTTGAGCTCGTCACCGGAAGGAAGCCTGTAGGCGAGTTCGGCGACGGCGTCGACATCGTCCAGTGGGCGAAGCTGACGACAGGCTCGAACAAAGAACAGGTGATGAGGATCCTGGACCCAAGGCTCTCAACCGTTCCGCTGCACGAGGTGACGCATGCCTTCTATGTCGCATTGCTGTGCACCGAAGAGCAGAGCGTGCAGCGCCCGACGATGAGGGAGGTCGTGCAGATCCTGAGCGAGTTTCCAAGGCCATCTAGCAAGCAAGGCGAGGAGGCCCCAGATTCCGGTGACGGCTCTGCTTCCAGTCCTCTACATCCAGCACCAGTTGGGTCCAATGAAGCGCCAACCGCCGAAGCGAgagaacagcagcagcagcagcaaacaAGCTGTCGGTCATCGCCAACTCCAGATCTCATCAGCATCTGA